From Phoenix dactylifera cultivar Barhee BC4 unplaced genomic scaffold, palm_55x_up_171113_PBpolish2nd_filt_p 000316F, whole genome shotgun sequence, a single genomic window includes:
- the LOC103712422 gene encoding GATA transcription factor 15-like translates to MFFEDLYVFLCQISWDRRSREENLRERAILERVMDLSGEKETGSIDLSGGREGSGEPKSCADCRTTKTPLWRGGPSGPKSLCNACGIRYRKKRRAVLGHKEGERRERKQKREDDSSSSTTTTTTKELGGVSVKLRMLGLGSEVLVKRRSMLDRKRRRMGEVEQAAVLLMALSSGFLHA, encoded by the exons ATGTTTTTCGAAGATCTCTACGTTTTTCTCTGTCAAATAAGCTGGGATCGAAGATCTCGCGAAGAGA ATCTTCGAGAAAGAGCGATTTTGGAGCGAGTGATGGATCTATCGGGCGAAAAG GAAACCGGATCTATAGATCTGAGCGGCGGCAGAGAGGGTTCAGGGGAGCCAAAGAGCTGCGCGGATTGCCGGACAACCAAGACGCCTCTTTGGCGAGGCGGCCCCTCGGGCCCTAAG TCGCTCTGCAACGCGTGTGGGATTCGGTaccggaagaagaggagggcaGTGCTGGGGCACAAGGAAGGGGAAAGGAGAGAAAGGAAGCAGAAGAGAGAGGACGATAGTAGCAgcagcaccaccaccaccaccaccaaagAGTTGGGTGGGGTCTCGGTGAAGCTCAGGATGTTGGGGTTGGGAAGCGAGGTGTTGGTGAAGAGAAGATCTATGCTTGacaggaagaggagaaggatggGAGAAGTGGAGCAGGCTGCTGTGCTTTTGATGGCTCTCTCCTCTGGATTCCTCCATGCTTAG